A genomic segment from Halorubrum depositum encodes:
- a CDS encoding M20/M25/M40 family metallo-hydrolase: MSDPSFDPVSFLDRAVRTPSHESVDGTRELVVETLDRFGVESEVVAGGCVLAEKRSPAPDAGPHLVANTHLDTVTPHVPFERGAAREGERTGAEPGDAPSEEVIRGRGACDAKGPLAALLSGFLAADPERGRLTLALTPDEEALSLGAAALTGKLPGTEDRLDGDLYLVGEPTGLDACTAAKGRFQGTVELSGTAAHAAEFAGANAVAAAEGALAAIRTFDADADEHPQLGPPKLTPTVIEGGEATNQVPADCAITVDRRSVPPETAEGFRSSLAAAVRSRVPDDVGVDVALTDRESPFFEAFSTDPDHELVEAVANAARTAADSVGLPADRGGAVRPFGAATEASYFAPAPTVVFGPGDLADDAGAVAHAEREYVRVREVEAAAATVERSMAALLGDAEARNRSD, from the coding sequence ATGAGCGACCCGTCGTTCGACCCCGTCTCCTTCCTCGACCGCGCCGTCCGGACGCCCTCTCACGAGTCCGTCGACGGGACCCGCGAGCTCGTCGTCGAGACGCTGGACCGGTTCGGCGTCGAGAGCGAGGTCGTCGCCGGCGGCTGCGTGCTCGCCGAGAAGCGGTCGCCCGCGCCGGACGCCGGGCCCCACCTCGTGGCGAACACCCACCTCGACACGGTGACGCCGCACGTCCCCTTCGAGCGGGGAGCGGCCCGCGAGGGCGAGCGGACCGGGGCCGAGCCGGGCGACGCGCCCTCCGAGGAAGTGATCCGTGGACGCGGCGCCTGCGACGCGAAGGGACCGCTCGCGGCGCTCCTGTCTGGATTCCTCGCCGCCGACCCGGAGCGCGGCCGGCTCACGCTCGCGCTCACGCCCGACGAGGAGGCGCTGTCGCTCGGCGCGGCGGCGCTGACGGGGAAGCTGCCGGGGACCGAGGACCGCCTCGACGGCGACCTGTACTTAGTCGGCGAGCCCACCGGCCTCGACGCCTGCACCGCCGCGAAGGGACGGTTCCAGGGGACCGTCGAGCTGTCGGGCACCGCGGCTCACGCCGCGGAGTTCGCCGGCGCGAACGCCGTCGCGGCCGCCGAGGGCGCGCTCGCCGCGATCCGGACGTTCGACGCGGACGCCGACGAACACCCGCAGCTCGGCCCGCCGAAGCTCACGCCGACCGTCATCGAGGGCGGCGAGGCGACGAACCAGGTGCCCGCGGACTGCGCGATCACCGTCGACCGACGGAGCGTCCCGCCGGAGACGGCCGAGGGGTTCCGCTCGTCGCTCGCGGCCGCGGTGCGATCGCGCGTCCCCGACGACGTCGGCGTCGACGTCGCGCTCACCGACCGCGAATCGCCCTTCTTCGAGGCGTTCTCGACTGACCCCGACCACGAGCTGGTGGAGGCGGTCGCGAACGCGGCGCGGACGGCGGCCGATTCGGTCGGGCTTCCGGCGGACCGCGGCGGCGCGGTGCGCCCGTTCGGGGCGGCGACGGAGGCGTCGTACTTCGCGCCGGCGCCGACCGTCGTGTTCGGCCCCGGCGACCTCGCCGACGACGCCGGCGCGGTCGCGCACGCCGAGCGCGAGTACGTCCGCGTGCGGGAGGTGGAGGCGGCCGCGGCGACGGTCGAGCGGTCGATGGCGGCGCTGCTCGGCGACGCCGAGGCGCGAAACCGGTCCGATTGA
- a CDS encoding LabA-like NYN domain-containing protein, giving the protein MTEIHPDQRVAVLADSQNLYHSAQSFYSRNIDYSGLLESAVDDRALVRAIAYVIRADSPEEESFFEALRDIGFETKIKEIKTFADGSKKADWDLGMSLDAVSLASHVDTVVLCTGDGDFARLCSHLRHEGVRVEAMGFGNSAADELIEAADEFVDLSEEEETFLL; this is encoded by the coding sequence ATGACCGAGATCCATCCCGACCAGCGCGTCGCGGTGCTCGCGGATTCGCAGAACCTGTATCACTCCGCACAGAGCTTTTACTCCCGCAACATCGACTACTCGGGCCTGTTGGAGAGCGCCGTCGACGACCGCGCGCTCGTCCGGGCGATCGCGTACGTGATCCGGGCCGACTCGCCGGAGGAGGAGAGCTTCTTCGAGGCGCTGCGCGACATCGGCTTCGAGACGAAGATCAAGGAGATCAAGACGTTCGCCGACGGCTCGAAGAAGGCCGACTGGGACCTCGGGATGAGCCTCGACGCCGTCTCGCTCGCGAGCCACGTCGACACCGTCGTGCTCTGTACCGGCGACGGCGACTTCGCCCGGCTCTGCTCGCACCTCCGCCACGAGGGCGTCCGCGTCGAGGCGATGGGATTCGGCAACTCCGCGGCCGACGAGCTGATCGAGGCGGCCGACGAGTTCGTCGACCTCTCGGAGGAAGAGGAGACGTTCCTGCTCTAG
- a CDS encoding cupin domain-containing protein, protein MGYDTTAYDDVEPRAPGMYFLRDALDCEKLGVTVVEADDGWEGMEHDHADADHEEVYVLLHGAATLTVDGEPVELGPGDAVRVDADSTRDLAFSADGSRMVVAGAP, encoded by the coding sequence ATGGGCTACGACACCACCGCCTACGACGACGTCGAACCGCGCGCGCCGGGGATGTACTTCCTCCGCGACGCGCTCGACTGCGAGAAGCTCGGCGTGACCGTCGTGGAGGCCGACGACGGCTGGGAGGGGATGGAACACGACCACGCCGACGCCGACCACGAGGAGGTGTACGTGCTGCTCCACGGCGCGGCGACGCTGACGGTCGACGGCGAGCCCGTCGAGCTCGGCCCCGGCGACGCGGTCCGGGTCGACGCCGACTCCACGCGCGACCTCGCCTTCTCCGCCGACGGCTCGCGGATGGTCGTCGCCGGCGCGCCCTGA
- a CDS encoding acyl-CoA synthetase family protein: protein MDVVGDLLARDRRSRDVALVTPDGRERTYRDLITNAYKAANVLRYLGAREGSTVAVEPAPGLHTTLAFLGAAGLGAPVRFDPAAGIVRGDRVVLVDVADESTTEPAPGTSLAAFGGPPERPETTHWEQELWSENPGMPPSGVGPDDPVLRGANGDEPDEAGDVSHRALLDAAGSVVDELRLEQGDRAVLRGDLADSRALAAGVVAPLAAGATSVLAGEATDDGEPTVTVEREDGDSPRVTLPTVGDR, encoded by the coding sequence ATGGATGTGGTCGGGGACCTCCTCGCGCGGGATCGACGGAGCCGGGACGTCGCGCTCGTCACGCCCGACGGGCGCGAGCGCACGTACCGCGACCTGATCACCAACGCGTACAAGGCGGCGAACGTGCTCCGCTACCTCGGCGCGCGCGAGGGGTCGACCGTCGCCGTCGAGCCGGCGCCGGGGCTCCACACGACGCTCGCCTTCCTCGGCGCCGCCGGACTCGGCGCGCCGGTCCGGTTCGACCCCGCGGCGGGGATCGTGCGCGGCGACCGCGTCGTCCTCGTCGACGTCGCCGACGAGTCGACGACCGAGCCGGCGCCCGGTACCAGCCTCGCCGCCTTCGGCGGCCCGCCGGAGCGACCGGAGACGACCCACTGGGAGCAGGAGCTGTGGAGCGAGAACCCGGGAATGCCCCCGAGCGGAGTCGGCCCGGACGATCCCGTCCTCCGCGGAGCGAACGGCGACGAGCCGGACGAGGCCGGCGACGTCTCCCACCGCGCGCTCCTCGACGCCGCCGGGTCGGTCGTCGACGAACTGAGGCTCGAACAGGGCGACAGGGCCGTTCTCCGCGGCGACCTCGCGGACTCCCGGGCGCTGGCCGCGGGCGTCGTCGCGCCGCTCGCGGCGGGCGCGACGTCGGTCCTCGCGGGCGAGGCGACGGACGACGGTGAACCGACCGTGACCGTCGAGCGGGAGGACGGCGACTCGCCTCGGGTGACGCTCCCGACGGTCGGCGATCGCTAG
- a CDS encoding ABC transporter permease, giving the protein MGFGKYVGARVLWAVVVSLIITTITFLLLAAAPNPAIREAATQAALQGGDPAAAVERERELRGLNQPLYVRYMDFIRSVYTLDWGWSESRSQPVIEAMGQALYYTAQYSIPWTVLTITLGPLVGVYSAANMYSWRDHVATGFAFFGYAIPNFFFGIILLLVFGVWFEAVPISYDTSAPVFSLENARQLILPVFVLVTGSIGATMRVSRNESAEFQNSDFMKTAKAKGVSPLRAYAYHVMRPTMVPVSTTLVGQLLALFIGSSLLVEVVFGIPGLGRLTFEALLSQDTNLVLGSTLVFTFVAVVGNLLEDLVFTVLDPRINYDDR; this is encoded by the coding sequence ATGGGATTCGGAAAGTACGTCGGCGCGCGCGTGCTGTGGGCAGTCGTCGTCTCGCTGATCATCACCACGATCACGTTCCTCCTGCTCGCGGCCGCGCCCAACCCGGCGATCCGCGAGGCGGCGACGCAGGCCGCGCTGCAGGGCGGTGACCCGGCGGCCGCGGTCGAGCGGGAACGCGAGCTCCGCGGCCTCAACCAGCCGCTGTACGTCCGGTACATGGACTTCATCCGGAGCGTCTACACCCTCGACTGGGGCTGGTCGGAGAGCCGCAGCCAGCCGGTGATCGAGGCGATGGGACAGGCGCTCTACTACACCGCGCAGTACTCGATCCCGTGGACCGTCCTCACGATAACCCTCGGGCCGCTCGTCGGCGTCTACTCCGCGGCGAACATGTACAGCTGGCGGGACCACGTCGCGACCGGGTTCGCGTTCTTCGGCTACGCCATCCCGAACTTCTTCTTCGGGATCATCCTGCTTCTGGTCTTCGGGGTCTGGTTCGAGGCGGTCCCCATCTCGTACGACACGAGCGCCCCGGTGTTCAGCTTGGAGAACGCCAGACAGCTGATATTACCGGTGTTCGTGCTCGTGACGGGTTCGATCGGCGCGACGATGCGGGTCTCGCGGAACGAGTCCGCGGAGTTCCAGAACTCCGACTTCATGAAGACGGCGAAGGCGAAGGGCGTCTCGCCGCTTCGCGCGTACGCCTACCACGTGATGCGGCCGACGATGGTGCCGGTGTCGACGACGCTCGTCGGACAGCTCCTGGCGCTTTTCATCGGCTCGTCGCTGCTCGTGGAGGTCGTCTTCGGCATCCCCGGACTCGGCAGACTGACCTTCGAGGCGCTCCTCTCGCAGGACACCAACCTCGTGTTGGGGTCGACGCTCGTGTTCACGTTCGTCGCCGTCGTCGGCAACCTGCTGGAGGACCTGGTGTTCACCGTGCTCGACCCGCGGATCAACTACGACGACAGATAA
- a CDS encoding ABC transporter ATP-binding protein — MTEEPLLSVRDLEKHYPIRKGLLNRRVGAARAVDGISFDIAPGETLGLVGESGCGKSTAATSIVRLEDPTGGEVIFNGGGRGGATRNADGTHPNDVTRFDDRELKAFRRDAQMIFQDPSSSFDPRMSVGSAVAEMLQIHGMSDRHRRRAIVEDLLERVGLSPADYDRYPHEFSGGQKQRIALARALVLNPELIVADEPVSALDVSIQAEILDLIADLQAEFDLSLLFISHDMSVIREICDRVAVMYLGEIVEIGPTDRVFADPQHPYTEALLSAIPTPDPRSTAKGIELTGTVPSPEDPPSGCRFHTRCHKVIQPDDVDLDQSSWRGLLNLRDALAAGSVDVEQIRENFRTGSDAEATPEAVKGQIRREFDVEEAVPAAEMESLLDAALDEALDGDPEGAAATLSERVTTPCEETVPERTDHGAGHESACLLHERDRSAPLNPADD; from the coding sequence ATGACTGAGGAGCCGCTCCTCTCCGTGCGGGACCTCGAGAAGCACTACCCGATCCGGAAGGGCCTGTTGAATCGGCGGGTCGGCGCCGCTCGCGCCGTCGACGGCATCAGCTTCGACATCGCGCCCGGGGAGACGCTCGGGCTCGTCGGCGAGTCCGGCTGCGGGAAGTCCACGGCGGCGACCTCCATCGTCCGGCTGGAGGATCCGACGGGCGGCGAGGTGATCTTCAACGGCGGCGGGCGAGGCGGCGCGACCCGGAACGCCGACGGCACGCACCCGAACGACGTGACGCGCTTCGACGACCGGGAGCTGAAGGCGTTCCGCCGCGACGCCCAGATGATCTTCCAGGACCCCTCCTCCAGCTTCGACCCGCGGATGTCGGTCGGGAGCGCGGTCGCGGAGATGCTCCAGATCCACGGGATGTCCGACCGCCACCGGCGGCGGGCCATCGTGGAGGACCTGCTCGAGCGGGTCGGGCTCTCGCCCGCGGATTACGACCGCTACCCGCACGAGTTCTCCGGCGGCCAGAAGCAGCGGATCGCGCTGGCCCGCGCCTTGGTGTTGAACCCGGAGCTCATCGTCGCCGACGAGCCGGTCTCCGCGCTCGACGTCTCGATCCAGGCGGAGATCCTCGACCTGATCGCCGACCTCCAGGCGGAGTTCGACCTCTCGCTTCTGTTCATCAGCCACGACATGTCCGTCATCCGTGAGATATGCGACCGGGTGGCGGTCATGTACCTCGGCGAGATCGTCGAGATCGGACCGACGGACCGGGTGTTCGCCGACCCGCAGCACCCGTACACGGAGGCGTTGCTCTCGGCGATCCCGACGCCGGACCCGCGCTCGACCGCGAAGGGCATCGAACTGACGGGGACCGTGCCGAGTCCGGAGGACCCGCCCTCCGGCTGTCGGTTCCACACCCGATGCCACAAGGTGATCCAGCCGGATGACGTCGACCTCGACCAGTCGAGCTGGCGGGGACTCCTGAACCTCCGGGACGCGCTCGCCGCCGGCAGCGTCGACGTCGAGCAGATCCGCGAGAACTTCCGGACCGGGAGCGACGCCGAGGCGACGCCCGAGGCCGTGAAAGGCCAGATCCGCCGAGAGTTCGACGTCGAGGAGGCGGTACCCGCCGCCGAGATGGAGTCGCTGCTCGACGCGGCGCTCGACGAGGCGCTCGACGGCGACCCCGAGGGCGCGGCCGCGACGCTCTCCGAGCGCGTCACCACGCCCTGCGAGGAGACCGTTCCGGAGCGGACCGACCACGGGGCCGGTCACGAGTCGGCGTGTCTCCTCCACGAGCGGGACCGGTCGGCGCCGTTGAACCCGGCCGACGACTGA
- a CDS encoding ABC transporter permease, with translation MATEKPEQFDRVDWSELSQSGRFDLSINSIGMLAATLPLALLWLYDYLFVGEREATFQAIGLGRNLDPLDYAFVFTLFLFVFYLLLPLYQNPRMTRYYWTEFRRNRPAVVSLGWLGIVFVGGLVGPLLISAPEQSILTGHQPPVFLSIDAANVANCVGEVANGRCQGTWQHPLGTTRGGKDVFAGVVYGMTISMQIAFITTTIVAAIGITFGTVSAYAGGWVDEVMMRFVDIILSFPTFLMFLLILYIYGAGLGMFILVFSAFAWGGTARYVRSKSLSVSEEEFIKATRISGASTYRVVRKHVVPNVASSIITQLTLLIPGFLLAEAQLAFLGIGDSAVPSWGQLISAGRSDLAFAPWIVLAPGIVLFLTILAFNFIGDALLDALNPEAEAENA, from the coding sequence ATGGCAACCGAGAAACCGGAGCAGTTCGACCGCGTCGACTGGAGCGAGCTCTCTCAGTCGGGCCGGTTCGACCTGTCGATAAACTCGATCGGCATGCTGGCGGCGACGCTGCCGCTGGCGCTCCTCTGGCTGTACGACTACCTGTTCGTCGGCGAGCGCGAGGCGACGTTCCAGGCCATCGGCCTCGGCAGGAACCTCGACCCGCTGGACTACGCCTTCGTCTTCACGCTGTTCCTGTTCGTCTTCTACCTACTCCTCCCGCTGTACCAGAACCCGCGGATGACGCGGTACTACTGGACGGAGTTCAGGCGGAACCGCCCCGCTGTCGTCAGTCTCGGGTGGCTGGGGATCGTGTTCGTCGGCGGGCTCGTCGGTCCGCTCCTCATCAGCGCGCCGGAACAGAGCATCCTCACCGGCCACCAGCCGCCGGTGTTCCTCTCGATCGACGCGGCGAACGTCGCGAACTGCGTCGGCGAGGTCGCGAACGGCCGGTGTCAGGGGACGTGGCAGCACCCGCTCGGGACCACCCGCGGCGGGAAGGACGTGTTCGCCGGGGTCGTCTACGGGATGACGATCAGCATGCAGATCGCCTTCATCACGACGACGATCGTCGCGGCGATCGGCATCACGTTCGGCACCGTCAGCGCGTACGCGGGCGGCTGGGTCGACGAGGTGATGATGCGGTTCGTCGACATCATCCTCTCGTTCCCGACGTTCCTGATGTTCCTGCTCATCCTGTACATCTACGGCGCCGGGCTGGGGATGTTCATCCTCGTCTTCTCGGCGTTCGCGTGGGGCGGCACCGCGCGGTACGTGCGCAGCAAGTCGCTGTCCGTCTCCGAGGAGGAGTTCATCAAGGCGACCCGGATCAGCGGCGCGAGCACGTACCGCGTCGTCCGGAAACACGTCGTCCCCAACGTGGCGAGCAGCATCATCACGCAGCTCACGCTGCTCATTCCCGGCTTCCTGCTCGCCGAGGCGCAGCTCGCGTTCCTCGGGATCGGCGACTCGGCGGTCCCCTCGTGGGGACAGCTGATCTCCGCCGGGCGGAGCGACCTGGCGTTCGCCCCGTGGATCGTGTTGGCTCCCGGCATCGTGCTGTTCCTGACCATCCTGGCGTTCAACTTCATCGGCGACGCGCTGCTGGACGCCTTAAACCCCGAAGCGGAGGCGGAGAACGCGTAA
- the dnaJ gene encoding molecular chaperone DnaJ, whose product MSEDFYDVLGVSRDASEEEIKKAYRKQAAEHHPDVSDDDDAEERFKKIQKAKEVLTDEEKRRQYDQLGHDRFTEADKRGATGGGPGGAGGPFGGAGGAGGAGGFEDIFNQFFGGGGGRGGRGGRDDRPRQGQDLRTGLTIDLEEAFEGATKEVTLTRPTACSTCDGAGHPPDADVETCPQCNGRGQVQQVQQTPLGRVQQTSTCPRCEGEGELYSEDCADCGGDGVVREEATLSVEIPPGIRSGQSLRMEREGAPGENGGPNGDLLIEVDVDVGDRYERDGDDLRVSEAISFPQAVFGDTVEVETVDGTVEMDVPAGTQSGETFRLEGKGMPRLRRRGRGDLYVQVGVVIPDSLNEEQREALEAFAEAGGEDIDVGGGFFERLKSSF is encoded by the coding sequence ATGAGCGAAGATTTCTACGACGTCCTCGGCGTGTCGCGGGACGCCAGCGAGGAGGAGATCAAGAAGGCGTACCGCAAGCAGGCCGCCGAACACCACCCGGACGTCAGCGACGACGACGACGCCGAGGAGCGGTTCAAGAAGATCCAGAAGGCCAAGGAGGTGCTCACCGACGAGGAGAAGCGCCGCCAGTACGACCAGCTCGGCCACGACCGCTTCACCGAGGCCGACAAGCGCGGCGCGACGGGCGGCGGCCCCGGCGGCGCCGGCGGGCCTTTCGGCGGCGCCGGCGGTGCGGGAGGAGCCGGCGGCTTCGAGGACATCTTCAACCAGTTCTTCGGCGGGGGCGGGGGCCGCGGCGGCCGCGGCGGCCGCGACGATCGCCCGCGGCAGGGCCAAGACCTCCGGACGGGACTCACGATCGACCTCGAGGAGGCGTTCGAGGGCGCCACGAAGGAGGTCACGCTCACCCGACCCACGGCGTGTAGCACCTGCGACGGCGCGGGGCACCCGCCGGACGCCGACGTGGAGACCTGTCCGCAGTGTAACGGGCGCGGGCAGGTCCAGCAGGTCCAGCAGACGCCGCTCGGCCGCGTCCAGCAGACCTCGACGTGCCCGCGCTGCGAGGGCGAGGGCGAGCTGTACAGCGAGGACTGCGCCGACTGCGGCGGCGACGGCGTCGTCCGCGAGGAGGCGACGCTCTCCGTGGAGATCCCGCCGGGGATCCGCTCCGGGCAGAGCCTCCGGATGGAGCGCGAGGGCGCCCCCGGCGAGAACGGCGGGCCCAACGGCGACCTGCTGATCGAGGTCGACGTCGACGTGGGCGACCGGTACGAGCGCGACGGCGACGACCTCCGCGTCAGCGAGGCGATCTCCTTCCCGCAGGCCGTCTTCGGCGACACGGTCGAGGTCGAGACCGTCGACGGCACCGTGGAGATGGACGTTCCCGCCGGCACCCAGAGCGGCGAGACGTTCCGGCTCGAGGGGAAGGGGATGCCTCGGCTGCGTCGGCGCGGCCGCGGCGACCTCTACGTGCAGGTCGGCGTCGTGATCCCGGACTCGCTCAACGAGGAGCAGCGCGAGGCGCTGGAGGCGTTCGCCGAGGCCGGCGGCGAGGACATCGACGTCGGCGGCGGCTTCTTCGAGCGGCTGAAGAGCTCCTTCTGA
- a CDS encoding ABC transporter ATP-binding protein produces the protein MSTPLLEVEGLTTTFSTDSGELTAVDGIDFSVDEGETVCIVGESGSGKTVATESVTRIVKEPPGRVEGSVRFKGRDLLEMSEPELREIRGYEIAHIFQNPQEAMNHCYTVGWQIVEALQIHRDVSDDEARAKAIDLMDRVGIANASSRFDDYPHEFSGGQKQRVMIAMALVGDPDLLIADEPTTALDVTVQAQILRLLEDLQAEFDMGVLFVTHDLGVVAEIADRIVVMYAGKVMERGDVLDVFERPAHPYTQRLLNCLPEIGGKKGGIPGTLPDPLDPPDGCRFAPRCEHAVDACVTGDQPEEIEINPGQRASCVHYRPGRDDSVVRDGIPDAGADDEGVRSADD, from the coding sequence ATGTCCACCCCACTGCTCGAGGTCGAAGGCCTCACGACGACGTTCAGCACCGACAGCGGCGAACTCACGGCGGTCGACGGGATCGACTTCTCGGTCGACGAGGGCGAGACCGTCTGTATCGTCGGCGAATCGGGCTCCGGGAAGACGGTGGCGACGGAGTCGGTGACGCGGATCGTCAAGGAGCCGCCGGGGCGCGTCGAGGGGTCGGTCCGGTTCAAGGGCCGCGACCTCCTGGAGATGAGCGAGCCGGAGCTCCGCGAGATCCGCGGCTACGAGATCGCGCACATCTTCCAGAACCCGCAGGAGGCGATGAATCACTGTTACACGGTCGGGTGGCAGATCGTCGAGGCGCTGCAGATCCACCGCGACGTCTCCGACGACGAGGCGCGGGCGAAGGCGATCGACCTGATGGACAGGGTGGGGATCGCGAACGCCAGCTCCCGGTTCGACGACTACCCGCACGAGTTCTCCGGCGGGCAGAAGCAGCGCGTGATGATCGCGATGGCGCTCGTCGGCGACCCCGACCTGCTGATCGCCGACGAGCCGACGACGGCGCTGGACGTGACGGTGCAGGCGCAGATCCTCCGGCTCCTCGAGGACCTCCAGGCGGAGTTCGACATGGGGGTCCTCTTCGTCACCCACGACCTCGGCGTCGTCGCCGAGATCGCCGACCGCATCGTCGTGATGTACGCTGGCAAGGTGATGGAGCGGGGCGACGTGCTCGACGTCTTCGAGCGCCCCGCGCACCCGTACACCCAGCGGCTCCTCAACTGCCTGCCCGAGATCGGCGGAAAGAAGGGCGGGATCCCGGGGACGCTCCCCGATCCCCTCGACCCCCCGGACGGCTGCCGGTTCGCCCCGCGGTGCGAGCACGCGGTCGACGCCTGCGTGACCGGCGACCAGCCGGAGGAGATCGAGATCAACCCGGGACAGCGCGCCTCTTGCGTTCACTACCGTCCGGGCCGCGACGACTCCGTCGTCCGCGACGGGATTCCGGACGCGGGCGCCGACGACGAGGGGGTGCGCTCCGCCGATGACTGA
- a CDS encoding ABC transporter substrate-binding protein — protein MSRRHTDGNNDGRRLGRRQWLSMLGIGGATALAGCSGNGGDGGDGGDGGTGNGTDGGDGTDGDDGGTDTSTYATAAAASFTTLNPIYNTENGAGNAIARALDQGYTFDAENEYVPLLYDMSTEDGEVWTFEVREGLRFSDPYGEVTASDFVYLIQEIHQGGWASSAATTSWRGVTVEETGEYEFQATLESPSLLWPESYDPLLYPIPQALLEPYVAEEDTEGLRQDEELLELQFSGNLGPYVLDEWQRDGGTQYSRNDDYYLRDADDLPDVFNEAPYFDSAEIRVLGEQASRLGALETGEVDQAAIPPERVQEYRNNDEIYVNQIPQPYNEKISVNMRDNGWTTGPGNMFRHTAFRQAMAAAIDKQSLIDGVFRGFAETHFTWQPRFSEFYPPEEEIPQFGVGDRYGSEFARGLAEDAFEQSEYDYGFDGETMVDPDGNQVQLSIYHSAGQETEQLMGEFIAQELGNNLGIDVSVEAIDGTRFNNEYWTTTEFPTPERNEEGEVTEVPDELVDTVNGEEVEWTSPSATNPGPRNVTANEEWDMEIVFGLNTYPRNPITNNAFFDGATAFYNPVGYYPGFDAQELFDNAQQATSEEELADALVELFANLAEEQPYIMLAFPDSTVGYREGLEGPIENFSNGWNLPAWRYDQ, from the coding sequence ATGTCACGGCGACACACTGACGGCAACAACGACGGTCGGCGTCTCGGACGTCGGCAGTGGCTCTCCATGCTCGGTATCGGCGGCGCGACCGCGCTCGCCGGCTGCTCGGGTAACGGCGGCGACGGCGGCGACGGCGGCGACGGGGGAACCGGGAACGGGACCGACGGCGGCGACGGGACGGACGGCGACGACGGCGGGACCGACACGTCGACGTACGCGACGGCCGCGGCGGCCTCGTTCACGACGCTCAATCCGATCTACAACACCGAGAACGGCGCCGGCAACGCGATCGCTCGCGCGCTCGATCAGGGGTACACGTTCGACGCGGAGAACGAGTACGTCCCGCTCCTCTACGACATGTCCACCGAGGACGGCGAGGTGTGGACGTTCGAGGTCCGCGAGGGGCTCCGGTTCAGCGACCCGTACGGCGAGGTGACCGCGAGCGACTTCGTCTACCTGATCCAGGAGATCCACCAGGGCGGTTGGGCGAGCTCGGCGGCGACGACGAGCTGGCGAGGCGTCACGGTCGAGGAGACGGGCGAGTACGAGTTCCAGGCCACCCTGGAGAGCCCGTCGCTCCTCTGGCCCGAGAGCTACGACCCGCTCCTGTACCCGATCCCGCAGGCCCTCCTCGAACCGTACGTCGCGGAGGAGGACACCGAGGGGCTCCGGCAGGACGAGGAGCTCCTCGAGCTCCAGTTCTCGGGGAACCTCGGGCCGTACGTGCTCGACGAGTGGCAGCGCGACGGCGGCACCCAGTACAGCCGCAACGACGACTACTACCTGCGGGACGCCGACGACCTCCCGGACGTGTTCAACGAGGCCCCGTACTTCGACTCCGCGGAGATCCGGGTACTTGGCGAACAGGCCTCCCGGCTCGGCGCGTTGGAGACCGGCGAGGTCGACCAAGCGGCCATCCCTCCGGAGCGGGTACAGGAGTACCGCAACAACGACGAGATATACGTCAACCAGATCCCGCAGCCGTACAACGAGAAGATCTCGGTCAACATGCGGGACAACGGCTGGACGACGGGGCCGGGCAACATGTTCCGGCACACGGCGTTCCGGCAGGCGATGGCCGCCGCGATCGACAAGCAGAGCCTGATAGACGGCGTGTTCCGCGGCTTCGCCGAGACCCACTTCACCTGGCAGCCCCGCTTCAGCGAGTTCTACCCGCCGGAAGAGGAGATCCCGCAGTTCGGCGTCGGCGACCGCTACGGCAGCGAGTTCGCTCGCGGACTGGCCGAGGACGCCTTCGAACAGTCGGAGTACGACTACGGCTTCGACGGCGAGACGATGGTCGACCCGGACGGCAACCAGGTCCAGCTCAGCATCTACCACAGCGCCGGACAGGAGACCGAGCAGCTGATGGGCGAGTTCATCGCGCAGGAGCTCGGGAACAACCTCGGCATCGACGTGAGCGTCGAGGCCATCGACGGCACCCGGTTCAACAACGAGTACTGGACCACGACCGAGTTCCCGACGCCTGAGCGCAACGAGGAGGGAGAGGTCACCGAGGTCCCCGACGAGCTCGTCGACACCGTGAACGGCGAGGAGGTCGAGTGGACGTCGCCGAGCGCGACGAACCCCGGGCCGCGCAACGTCACGGCCAACGAGGAGTGGGACATGGAGATCGTGTTCGGCCTGAACACGTACCCGCGGAACCCGATCACCAACAACGCCTTCTTCGACGGGGCGACCGCGTTCTACAACCCGGTCGGCTACTACCCCGGATTCGACGCGCAGGAGCTGTTCGACAACGCGCAGCAGGCGACGAGCGAGGAGGAGCTGGCGGACGCGCTCGTCGAGCTGTTCGCCAACCTCGCGGAGGAACAGCCGTACATCATGCTCGCGTTCCCCGACAGCACGGTCGGCTACCGCGAGGGGCTCGAGGGCCCGATCGAGAACTTCTCGAACGGGTGGAACCTGCCGGCGTGGAGATACGATCAGTAA